GGGCTCACCACTTTCGGGGACAATAAAAATGTTATTGATTTCCTCTGACTCAACTTGAGCATCATGCCTTTCGTGCCGCATCTTGGGCCGGCATCCCTCCTCCTGTACGTGCGTGCACTCAAGTAAAAAAGCATCAACGGCCTACGACACCTTTCATTGCTCGTCATGCATTCCTGCATAGCTTAAGCCCAGccttggtcaaaaaaaaaagtttaagcCCAGCCAAGGGCACATGCAGCGAGGCCAACAAATATACCCGCGTCGTGTGAATACTGTACCATCATAAAACGAACCAAACAATGAAAAAAGGAATGTCCCAAACAAGGACATCGAAACCGCTCGATGGAGATTAATTAAGCATGTAAGGATCATTCCCGGCAGAGACCGTGGCGTTGCAGCTCCGGCGGTGCTCGTTGGCCTGCTCCGGCAGGTACTTCTCGCCGCGCTTCAGCACGGGATCACGGACATGCACCCTTGTCTTTGCCGTGGTCAAAACGACAAATTTGACTATTTATGAAAAGATGAGTCAAAAACAACAGAAATTTTTACCGAATCTGGTCTTTTTGGAATGTCGTTTCCATTACAAAGGAAATTCAATACCCTATGGCGTTATGGCCGATGTGGCGTTAGGTCAGCCGTCGGCCGGTTGTCGTTGAATTATCTCATGTGATTCTGACGTTTCCTTTGTAACGTGAGTGgcgtttccaaaaaaattctgaTTCGAAACAAGTTTCGAGCAAGGGTTACTTTTGCACCCAAAAAATTTGTTGTTTtggccctccgccgccgtctgtTGCAGCTGCCtcgccatcaccaccaacagCCGGCCAGAAGCAGGGCCATCTGCACACGCGTCACATTCGCCATGGATACGATGGGACGTCCAGAGTTGTTTGGAAAGAGACCAATACAGATCGTGTATCGTGGGTGTTACTATCTTCCAGAGATTCCGAGATGTTCAATCTATAGGGGCTCGCCTGTCTAAGATATAGTCTCATGGGGTGGTTTCTGTTTGGTTGAGAATTGTTGTTGGATGAAAATGGAATTTTGGCTGGTTTTGGTCGCTTGAATAGATCATGCCCTACATTTGGGTTTAGGATGAATGGTAAATACGCCAAAAATGTTTAGAAAATCAGATTATTCGTAACAACATACATGTAACATGTTCACGCACATTGTATACAACTAATTTGAAACGGAGACAGGGTGTCTTTTCTTTATTACTTGCACCTGCATACAACATATTTTACAACCATGGAAGTTCAGAATACCACCGTCGAAACAGTAGTTCTGAAAATGATCTGCGTGGAGGCCGAGTCCCCGTTGCCCCTAAGTTGCTTGGCGATTGTTTCTTGCTCCTCTTTGCCCCTTGGAAACATTCCTCCTACTGGAGGACGTGGTGCTGCCATTGCATCACACTCCTTGCATGGCAGTCCTTCTACCAAAAGAACCGTCTTCAAGTTTGGCGCTCGATCCATCATGGAACGTACAAATAACATATGATGACCAAGGAGGGGTCTGAACATAAAAACACGGAGCTCTCTCAGTTGCCACTTATTACAGCTTGTAAACCCGGACATCTTCCATGAAGGTTGCACGCTTTGAACGCCAACGCGTAACCAATTTAGTTTCACACATGGATGATCAAACATCTGTATTCAAGAACCAAAGACCTAATTATATTGAGTATAGTATAAGACTCCCCAACAGATCCTATTCTAAATTCTACGATGAGATGATATCAACAGCCAGGAAATTAATGCTTATATCTGTTCAACTAACAATTGAGGAAGGAGTGAGTAAACGCACCTCAATTTCAAATATCTCGACAGTTGGAGCAGCTTCAAGGAGATTCATTGTCCGTCGAATTCAACATATACGCCATAAATACACAGCTTCTTTAGCTTGTTGAATGCAGCACGGAAGAGttgctttctttcttgctGAATCCAAAGCTgataaataaagaaaatgcGTCGATTTGTATGTGTAAAGGAAAATCACGTGCACACAAGGTTGCTAATTAATGAAATGGTATGTGAAAGCAAATAACTTGCATGTCGCAAAATTAGCACGGCCGGGACCTTGATACATGTTGTGCAACTTCAAAATCCCTAGTAGTGAAATTAGAACAACATCCCAAAGTACCTAGTGGAATATGAAAATTACCTTTTCTCCTTGGAAGTTTAAGGTGAGAGTATGTATGCCTGTGGCACCATTTAGAAGCTGGCATAAACTAAACTCCGGGACATCAAGATCGGCATCACATACGAGGAATAATTCCTTGAGAGATGGAACAGAACCAAAACGCAGACGGGCCTCGGTATGCATCCAGACCTCCCAGTGGAGCCGTTCTAGTTTAGGAAGGCAAAGCACCTCGATCCTCTTGAAGCAGGAACTGTAGATTTCGAGAACTCTGAGGCTCGAATCTGGCACATTTATCTGCCACAACGAACAGTCTCCGGCGTCATAATTCTCGAGACTAAGGTGCTGCAGCTGCTTGCAGCAGTCAAATAGGATGTGATGCATACCATAAACCCCCTCAGCAAAGCGTAGGTTATAAAGCTGGAGCCTTGTGATGCAGGGAAGCATATTGGGATAGGCCCTCAAGAAGCCGTCCACGTTCCGAGCTTTCTGTACCATATCCGCGTCTTTGCAGTGTTTGGGAATCTTGTCGTCCGAGATGGAGAGGTCCAGTTCTTTCACCATGCCATTGTCGATGGCGTCACGGACCAGCGGGCCAATGTCATGCGAGTAGTTGCCGACCAGGTAGATCTCAAGGGAC
This is a stretch of genomic DNA from Brachypodium distachyon strain Bd21 chromosome 1, Brachypodium_distachyon_v3.0, whole genome shotgun sequence. It encodes these proteins:
- the LOC100844327 gene encoding uncharacterized protein LOC100844327 isoform X2 yields the protein MLSALPDDILLSILGRAGLATAARTSAPSTRWRNLPWLLPKLNLHARHFLPAPCPDYPERIKNLNSEILLHQAMASLTRAATSFLRTKQSGSTAATMSLEIYLVGNYSHDIGPLVRDAIDNGMVKELDLSISDDKIPKHCKDADMVQKARNVDGFLRAYPNMLPCITRLQLYNLRFAEGVYGMHHILFDCCKQLQHLSLENYDAGDCSLWQINVPDSSLRVLEIYSSCFKRIEVLCLPKLERLHWEVWMHTEARLRFGSVPSLKELFLVCDADLDVPEFSLCQLLNGATGIHTLTLNFQGEKLWIQQERKQLFRAAFNKLKKLCIYGVYVEFDGQ
- the LOC100844327 gene encoding uncharacterized protein LOC100844327 isoform X3, translated to MAMASLTRAATSFLRTKQSGSTAATMSLEIYLVGNYSHDIGPLVRDAIDNGMVKELDLSISDDKIPKHCKDADMVQKARNVDGFLRAYPNMLPCITRLQLYNLRFAEGVYGMHHILFDCCKQLQHLSLENYDAGDCSLWQINVPDSSLRVLEIYSSCFKRIEVLCLPKLERLHWEVWMHTEARLRFGSVPSLKELFLVCDADLDVPEFSLCQLLNGATGIHTLTLNFQGEKLWIQQERKQLFRAAFNKLKKLCIYGVYVEFDGQ
- the LOC100844327 gene encoding uncharacterized protein LOC100844327 isoform X1; this encodes MDQESNNVCRRRRRLAHEEEEEDMLSALPDDILLSILGRAGLATAARTSAPSTRWRNLPWLLPKLNLHARHFLPAPCPDYPERIKNLNSEILLHQAMASLTRAATSFLRTKQSGSTAATMSLEIYLVGNYSHDIGPLVRDAIDNGMVKELDLSISDDKIPKHCKDADMVQKARNVDGFLRAYPNMLPCITRLQLYNLRFAEGVYGMHHILFDCCKQLQHLSLENYDAGDCSLWQINVPDSSLRVLEIYSSCFKRIEVLCLPKLERLHWEVWMHTEARLRFGSVPSLKELFLVCDADLDVPEFSLCQLLNGATGIHTLTLNFQGEKLWIQQERKQLFRAAFNKLKKLCIYGVYVEFDGQ